One part of the Mangrovibacillus cuniculi genome encodes these proteins:
- a CDS encoding nicotinate-nucleotide adenylyltransferase, with the protein MKRIGLYGGTYDPPHIGHLLVAETVLEFLELDEIWFIPNASPPHKRKSLGVSNEDRVKMLSEATKDHPAFKVDEREMNRGGASYTVDTLRELKEEFPVNDFYFIIGADSVETLPTWKEIDVMLELVHFVAVNREGYQLETSYPVTVVPFQPVSISSTDIRERIASGKSIRYRVPTQVEKYIRERKLYES; encoded by the coding sequence ATGAAACGAATTGGACTTTACGGAGGAACCTATGATCCACCCCATATTGGTCATTTACTTGTAGCAGAGACAGTTTTGGAGTTCTTGGAGTTAGATGAAATATGGTTTATTCCAAATGCTTCTCCTCCTCATAAGAGAAAATCATTAGGTGTTTCCAATGAAGATCGAGTAAAGATGCTATCAGAAGCCACAAAAGACCACCCTGCGTTTAAAGTAGATGAAAGAGAAATGAATAGGGGTGGGGCTTCTTATACAGTTGATACGCTGAGAGAGCTAAAAGAAGAGTTTCCCGTTAATGATTTTTACTTCATTATCGGTGCGGATTCAGTAGAAACGTTACCAACCTGGAAAGAGATTGATGTTATGTTGGAGCTAGTTCACTTTGTTGCAGTTAACAGAGAAGGCTATCAATTGGAGACATCCTATCCCGTTACAGTTGTACCTTTTCAACCAGTTTCTATTTCCTCTACTGATATAAGGGAGAGAATTGCTTCCGGAAAGTCTATTCGTTATCGTGTTCCTACACAAGTTGAAAAGTATATAAGGGAGCGGAAATTGTATGAATCGTGA
- a CDS encoding GrpB family protein, whose protein sequence is MIGQKRGTVSLIHYKEEWSEIFHKDKNMILQILGNNIVDIQHVGSTAIPGISAKPIIDILVGLKNIFETESFISKLEEKNYKYRPNASTKDRLFFIKGTEDFRTHHLHVVQHDSNEWNRMIHFRDYLRENVNVALEYNKLKEELAVKFPNNREEYTKGKEDFVKQIEKLF, encoded by the coding sequence ATGATTGGTCAAAAAAGAGGTACAGTGTCTCTCATACATTATAAAGAAGAATGGAGTGAAATCTTTCATAAAGATAAAAATATGATACTTCAAATATTAGGAAATAATATTGTGGATATTCAACATGTTGGTAGTACAGCAATACCAGGTATTTCAGCTAAACCTATAATAGATATATTAGTTGGGCTTAAGAATATTTTTGAAACAGAGAGTTTCATTTCAAAACTTGAAGAGAAAAACTATAAATATAGACCTAATGCAAGTACAAAAGACCGTTTATTTTTTATTAAAGGCACAGAGGATTTTAGGACACATCATCTACATGTTGTTCAACACGACAGTAATGAATGGAATAGGATGATACATTTTCGTGACTATTTAAGGGAAAATGTAAATGTAGCTTTGGAATATAATAAATTAAAGGAAGAACTAGCAGTTAAATTTCCGAATAATAGAGAAGAGTACACTAAAGGGAAAGAAGATTTTGTCAAACAGATTGAGAAACTATTTTGA
- a CDS encoding sporulation histidine kinase inhibitor Sda yields MSKLSNELLLESYYKAVDLRLHEDFIALIRQEIERRSLHLVAKSS; encoded by the coding sequence TTGTCTAAATTATCTAACGAATTATTGCTTGAATCTTATTATAAAGCTGTCGATTTAAGGCTTCATGAGGATTTCATTGCATTAATTCGCCAAGAAATTGAACGCCGTTCCTTACATCTCGTTGCAAAATCCTCTTAA
- the sigK gene encoding RNA polymerase sporulation sigma factor SigK, translated as MSSLLATLTYFVKELMFLVSYVKNNAFPQPLSAADERKYMKLMKEGDEHARNLLIEHNLRLVAHIVKKFENTGEEPEDLISIGTIGLIKAIESFSEGKGTKLATYAARCIENEILMHLRALKKTKKDISLHDPIGQDKEGNEISLIDVLKSESEDVIDTIQLSMELEKVKKYIDVLDDREKEVIVGRFGLGLLKEKTQREIAKELNISRSYVSRIEKRALMKMFHEFYRAEKERKAQIESERKN; from the coding sequence ATGTCTAGTTTATTAGCTACGTTAACGTACTTTGTAAAAGAATTGATGTTTCTTGTTTCCTATGTTAAGAACAATGCTTTCCCGCAACCTCTTTCTGCTGCAGATGAACGTAAGTATATGAAGCTGATGAAAGAGGGAGATGAGCATGCAAGAAATTTGCTAATAGAGCATAATTTGCGTCTTGTTGCTCATATTGTAAAGAAGTTCGAAAACACAGGAGAAGAACCAGAGGATTTAATTTCGATTGGGACGATTGGGCTTATTAAGGCAATTGAGAGCTTTTCTGAGGGTAAAGGCACGAAGTTAGCTACGTATGCTGCTAGGTGTATTGAAAATGAGATACTAATGCACCTGCGTGCGTTAAAGAAGACAAAAAAAGATATCTCGCTCCATGATCCAATTGGTCAAGACAAAGAAGGCAATGAGATTTCGTTGATTGATGTGCTGAAGTCTGAATCAGAAGATGTAATCGATACAATTCAGTTAAGTATGGAGTTAGAGAAGGTAAAGAAGTATATTGATGTGTTAGATGATAGAGAAAAAGAAGTGATTGTAGGTAGGTTTGGGTTAGGCTTGTTAAAGGAAAAGACGCAAAGAGAGATTGCCAAGGAGTTAAATATTTCTCGTTCGTATGTGTCTCGGATTGAAAAGCGTGCTTTGATGAAGATGTTCCACGAGTTTTATCGTGCGGAGAAAGAGCGTAAAGCGCAGATTGAGAGTGAGCGGAAGAATTGA
- the yqeK gene encoding bis(5'-nucleosyl)-tetraphosphatase (symmetrical) YqeK, with translation MNREEALAFVKPHLTEKRYIHTIGVMETAITLASKYAVDQKKAELAAIFHDYAKFRDLDEMRNIIVQKSLDPLLLSFHSELWHAPVGALLVQQEIGIVDEEILSAIRYHTSGRKEMTELEKIIYVADYIEPGRDFPGVEEVRKLAEVSLDAALKQSVKNTINFLLKKEVPIYPDTLNLYNWIVTKGE, from the coding sequence ATGAATCGTGAAGAAGCATTGGCTTTCGTAAAGCCTCATTTGACAGAAAAAAGGTATATTCACACGATTGGTGTAATGGAAACTGCCATTACGCTAGCTAGTAAATATGCAGTAGATCAAAAGAAGGCAGAGCTAGCTGCTATCTTTCACGATTATGCTAAGTTCCGCGACTTGGATGAAATGCGTAACATTATTGTTCAAAAATCACTAGATCCGTTATTGTTATCATTTCATTCAGAACTATGGCATGCTCCAGTAGGTGCCCTTCTAGTTCAACAGGAAATTGGGATAGTAGATGAAGAGATATTGTCTGCTATTAGGTACCATACATCTGGAAGAAAAGAAATGACGGAACTGGAAAAAATAATATACGTAGCGGACTATATAGAGCCAGGTAGAGATTTTCCTGGTGTAGAGGAAGTCCGTAAGCTTGCAGAAGTTAGCTTAGATGCAGCACTAAAGCAAAGTGTCAAGAACACAATCAACTTCTTACTAAAAAAAGAAGTACCAATTTATCCAGATACATTAAATTTATATAACTGGATTGTTACTAAAGGAGAGTAA
- a CDS encoding VOC family protein — MNYVQVRVARPTNNLQEIIQFYGEGLGLKQIGQFQNHEGYDGIMFGMPDASYHLEFTQHKDGTPCPAPTKDNLLVFYIPIKEEVIRLERHLTSMGYKVVEPENPYWNESGITIEDPDGWRVVLMCTKGI, encoded by the coding sequence ATGAATTATGTACAAGTTCGTGTTGCTAGACCAACAAACAATCTACAAGAAATCATTCAATTTTACGGAGAAGGATTAGGGCTGAAACAAATAGGACAATTTCAAAATCATGAAGGCTATGATGGAATTATGTTTGGTATGCCGGACGCATCCTATCATTTAGAATTTACACAACATAAGGATGGAACTCCTTGCCCTGCTCCAACAAAAGATAATTTACTTGTTTTCTATATTCCTATCAAAGAAGAGGTTATCCGCCTAGAGCGTCATTTAACATCAATGGGGTACAAAGTAGTCGAACCAGAAAATCCTTACTGGAATGAATCTGGAATTACGATTGAAGATCCAGATGGATGGCGTGTTGTTTTAATGTGTACAAAGGGGATTTAA
- the yqeH gene encoding ribosome biogenesis GTPase YqeH, with product MEEVIRCVGCGVEIQTEDPTKLGYAPASSLEKEQIICQRCFRLKHYNEVQDASLTDDDFLKILNSLGTTESLIVKVVDIFDFNGSWLPGIHRFVGKNPVLLVGNKVDLLPKSVKASKLVHWMKHEAKELGLKPIDVQLVSAEKGLRIRELLEVIEKYRNGKDVYVIGCTNVGKSTFINRIIQEVSGEKNVITTSHFPGTTLDMIHIPLDDGTTLTDTPGIINHHQMAHYVGKKTLKLMTPKKEIKPKVFQLNEEQTLYIGGLARMDYVSGGRRSFVVHVANDLTIHRTKLEKADNLYKEHKGELLSPPFEEDAKELPELVKHTFSLPEGKTDIVFSGLGWITVPEPGAKVQAWAPKGVNVSIRPALI from the coding sequence ATGGAAGAAGTAATTAGATGTGTAGGATGTGGAGTAGAAATTCAAACAGAAGACCCAACGAAGCTAGGGTATGCTCCAGCATCTTCTTTAGAAAAAGAACAAATTATTTGCCAACGTTGTTTCCGCTTGAAACACTATAATGAAGTCCAAGATGCAAGTCTTACAGATGATGACTTTTTAAAAATACTAAATAGCTTAGGAACAACAGAAAGTCTTATTGTAAAAGTTGTAGATATCTTTGACTTTAACGGTAGTTGGTTACCAGGTATTCACCGATTTGTAGGGAAGAACCCTGTATTATTAGTTGGGAACAAAGTTGATTTATTACCTAAATCCGTAAAAGCTTCCAAACTAGTTCATTGGATGAAACACGAAGCAAAAGAGTTAGGGCTAAAGCCGATCGATGTCCAACTAGTTAGTGCGGAAAAAGGATTACGTATCCGTGAATTACTAGAAGTTATCGAAAAATACCGTAATGGTAAAGATGTATACGTAATTGGATGTACGAACGTTGGTAAATCTACTTTTATAAATCGTATTATCCAAGAAGTATCAGGAGAGAAGAATGTTATTACAACATCCCATTTCCCTGGAACAACACTTGATATGATTCATATTCCATTAGACGACGGAACAACGTTAACAGACACACCAGGAATTATAAATCATCATCAAATGGCTCATTACGTCGGTAAGAAAACATTAAAGCTAATGACGCCGAAAAAAGAAATTAAACCAAAAGTATTCCAACTAAACGAAGAGCAAACGTTATATATCGGTGGCCTTGCACGTATGGATTATGTCTCTGGTGGACGTAGATCGTTCGTAGTTCATGTAGCAAACGATTTAACTATCCATCGAACAAAGTTAGAAAAAGCGGACAATCTTTATAAAGAGCACAAGGGAGAGTTGTTATCTCCTCCATTTGAAGAAGATGCAAAAGAATTGCCAGAACTAGTAAAGCACACGTTCTCTTTACCAGAAGGCAAAACAGATATCGTCTTCTCGGGTCTTGGCTGGATAACAGTTCCAGAACCAGGAGCTAAGGTGCAAGCTTGGGCTCCTAAGGGAGTTAATGTATCTATTCGCCCAGCATTAATTTAA
- a CDS encoding Type 1 glutamine amidotransferase-like domain-containing protein, translating into MKTHYYLGWFNNYFPDNLSKVLQEDITERKSLAMISADPSIYENDGATERSWLDHAGIMFEEYHLINYRVQKEEAQAIIENASVIFLLGGDILKLHSFLEEYELSDLIKKSYAVVLGASAGAINMSAKWLCSKNIGDKVEVNTVYEGIGLDIFSILSHFDLENNMELVQSELSVLSEEIDIYVSNKDCALRTKGDKIDVIGDIYLLSNSKFQKLDETF; encoded by the coding sequence ATGAAAACTCATTATTATTTAGGTTGGTTTAATAATTATTTTCCAGATAATCTATCCAAAGTGTTACAAGAGGATATAACTGAAAGAAAATCACTCGCTATGATTAGCGCAGATCCTTCTATTTATGAAAACGATGGGGCTACTGAACGCTCATGGCTTGACCATGCTGGTATTATGTTTGAGGAATATCATTTAATTAATTATCGTGTACAGAAGGAAGAAGCCCAAGCAATCATTGAAAATGCTTCCGTTATTTTCTTGTTGGGAGGGGACATTCTTAAACTGCATAGCTTTTTGGAGGAATATGAATTGTCGGATTTGATAAAAAAGAGCTACGCCGTTGTTTTAGGAGCAAGCGCTGGTGCAATCAATATGTCAGCTAAGTGGTTATGCTCGAAAAACATTGGAGATAAAGTTGAAGTGAACACAGTGTATGAAGGAATCGGTCTTGATATTTTTTCTATCCTTTCTCATTTTGATCTTGAAAACAACATGGAGCTAGTGCAAAGCGAACTATCTGTGTTATCCGAAGAAATCGATATCTATGTATCGAACAAAGATTGTGCTTTACGTACAAAGGGAGACAAAATCGATGTAATAGGGGATATTTATTTGCTTTCCAATTCAAAGTTTCAAAAATTGGATGAGACGTTCTAG
- a CDS encoding YqeG family HAD IIIA-type phosphatase — protein sequence MIVQAAIIKEVSSVLKQFLPNEFVKSIFEITPESLKSKGKTAIITDLDNTLVEWDRPLATPMLIQWFEDMQRAGISITIVSNNAEKRVKDFSDPLGIPFIHQARKPLNISFRRAVKALDKPKEEIVMIGDQLMTDVLGGNRAGLYTILVVPVASTDGFVTKFNRRMERVILAQLRRKGHIQ from the coding sequence ATGATAGTACAAGCAGCTATAATAAAAGAGGTGTCCAGTGTGTTAAAACAATTTCTACCGAATGAATTCGTGAAAAGTATATTTGAAATTACCCCTGAATCATTAAAAAGTAAGGGGAAAACAGCAATCATCACTGACCTGGATAACACGTTAGTAGAATGGGATCGTCCACTTGCAACTCCGATGCTAATTCAATGGTTTGAAGATATGCAACGAGCTGGAATCAGTATTACGATTGTTTCCAACAATGCAGAAAAGAGAGTGAAAGACTTCTCTGATCCGCTAGGAATACCTTTCATACATCAAGCAAGAAAGCCACTTAACATTTCATTTCGTCGAGCGGTAAAAGCATTAGATAAACCAAAAGAAGAAATTGTTATGATTGGGGATCAATTAATGACAGATGTATTAGGTGGTAATAGAGCAGGACTTTACACCATCTTAGTTGTACCAGTTGCCTCAACAGATGGTTTTGTGACAAAATTTAATCGCCGTATGGAGCGAGTAATATTAGCCCAACTAAGAAGAAAAGGGCATATCCAGTAG
- the pssA gene encoding CDP-diacylglycerol--serine O-phosphatidyltransferase: MFISNVLDLTFHKIKSNLANILTLTNVALGSCSIIFSVKGELLLALIFIFVAALADRYDGMVARKLNIESEFGRQLDSLCDLLSFGVAPAILLYQLVIVEFNAAGIIVIVLYISAGAYRLARFNVSEQNGFFQGLPITAAGCLLTISYFFYAFVSPAFYMFLIIVLSICMVSTFSLRKV, translated from the coding sequence ATGTTTATCTCAAATGTTTTAGATTTAACATTTCATAAGATTAAGTCCAATTTAGCAAATATTTTAACGTTAACAAATGTTGCACTAGGAAGTTGCTCCATTATTTTTAGTGTCAAAGGTGAACTACTTTTAGCACTTATTTTTATTTTTGTTGCTGCACTAGCCGATCGTTATGATGGAATGGTTGCCAGAAAGTTGAACATTGAATCTGAATTCGGAAGGCAATTAGATTCCTTATGTGATTTATTGTCTTTTGGAGTAGCACCCGCTATCCTGCTTTATCAATTGGTTATCGTAGAATTTAATGCGGCAGGAATTATTGTTATTGTGTTATATATTTCAGCTGGTGCCTATCGTTTAGCTCGTTTTAATGTTTCTGAACAAAATGGATTCTTCCAAGGACTACCTATTACAGCAGCTGGATGTTTATTAACAATTAGTTACTTCTTCTATGCGTTTGTTTCACCAGCATTTTATATGTTTCTTATCATTGTGCTTTCTATATGTATGGTGTCTACATTTAGTTTACGAAAAGTATAA
- the yhbY gene encoding ribosome assembly RNA-binding protein YhbY → MLTGKQKRFLRAKAHHLTPIFQVGKGGVNENMTKQIQEALEVRELIKVSILQNCEEDKKEVAEALAKGARAELVQLIGLTVVLYKESKENKEIVLP, encoded by the coding sequence ATGTTAACAGGTAAACAAAAAAGATTTTTACGAGCAAAAGCTCATCATTTAACGCCAATTTTCCAAGTTGGAAAAGGTGGAGTAAATGAGAATATGACTAAACAAATTCAAGAAGCACTTGAAGTGAGAGAACTGATTAAAGTTAGTATCCTTCAAAACTGTGAAGAAGATAAAAAAGAAGTAGCTGAAGCGTTAGCGAAAGGCGCTCGTGCAGAATTGGTTCAATTAATTGGCTTGACTGTGGTCCTTTACAAAGAATCAAAAGAAAACAAAGAAATCGTATTACCTTAA
- a CDS encoding phosphatidylserine decarboxylase, with amino-acid sequence MKKLSYRMFISFLQHPFFSNRAFQFTRSQRSKKWIERFVKKYNINIEEAEHPIDQYHSIHDLFTRRLKEGSRPIEEGEKTIISPVDAFIESSGKVSSDQTFTVKGQDYSIVELLGSTERSNRYKNGTYLVLYLSPTDYHRIHTPFDGKVLTHAALGGVSYPVNQWGLLYGDAPLSKNYRRLTELETSYGRMTMVKVGALFVNTIDLLTEEKDWKKGEEVAMFSFGSTVVLFFERDKVKLTKQQGTSIKMGESIAEWV; translated from the coding sequence TTGAAAAAATTAAGCTATAGAATGTTTATTAGCTTTTTACAACATCCATTCTTCTCCAATCGTGCGTTTCAATTTACACGTTCACAGCGCAGTAAGAAATGGATTGAACGCTTTGTAAAAAAATATAACATTAATATAGAAGAAGCAGAACACCCTATTGACCAGTATCACTCTATTCACGACCTTTTTACTAGAAGGTTAAAAGAAGGTAGTAGGCCAATTGAAGAGGGAGAAAAGACAATTATTAGTCCTGTTGATGCATTTATAGAATCTTCTGGGAAAGTCTCTAGCGATCAAACCTTTACAGTTAAAGGTCAAGATTACTCTATCGTCGAGTTACTTGGTTCCACGGAGAGATCTAATCGCTACAAAAATGGAACATACCTAGTATTGTACTTAAGCCCAACAGATTACCATAGAATTCACACTCCATTTGATGGAAAGGTTCTCACTCATGCTGCACTAGGTGGAGTATCTTATCCTGTCAATCAATGGGGTCTTTTATATGGAGATGCACCACTTTCAAAAAATTACCGAAGACTGACAGAACTTGAAACGAGTTATGGTAGAATGACTATGGTCAAAGTAGGAGCACTATTCGTTAACACAATCGATCTATTAACGGAAGAAAAGGACTGGAAAAAGGGCGAAGAAGTAGCAATGTTCTCTTTTGGATCTACAGTAGTTCTTTTCTTTGAACGAGACAAAGTGAAACTGACTAAGCAGCAAGGTACTTCCATTAAAATGGGGGAATCTATTGCTGAGTGGGTGTAA
- the aroE gene encoding shikimate dehydrogenase has translation MKLAVIGYPIHHSLSPLMHQVELDALGIQGNYTRIEIHPNDFTEKVTKLLDSDITGFNVTLPFKEKIIPYLDDVDSSARVIGAVNTVVKEQGKWIGYNTDGEGYVRGLLHDFSSLELPQSKVLIIGAGGAARGIIYSLLQSGVQKNHLDIMNRSLKNAQKLCEEFSLPTENSYSLKDQCTLQYDIVIQTSSVGLKKEETPLRAFRIQQDAIVSDIIYNPSKTAFLKIAEEQGAMIQNGLNMFVFQGALAFEKWTSHKPNISRMRDTVLGALNLD, from the coding sequence ATGAAACTAGCTGTTATTGGGTATCCCATTCACCATTCATTATCCCCACTAATGCATCAAGTTGAACTTGATGCATTAGGTATTCAAGGGAACTATACAAGAATAGAAATACACCCGAATGATTTTACAGAGAAAGTTACAAAATTGTTAGATTCAGACATAACTGGTTTTAACGTTACGTTACCTTTTAAAGAAAAAATTATTCCTTACTTAGATGACGTTGATTCATCAGCTAGAGTAATAGGAGCTGTAAATACCGTTGTAAAAGAACAAGGAAAATGGATAGGGTATAATACAGACGGGGAAGGGTATGTAAGAGGGTTACTTCATGACTTTTCCTCATTAGAATTACCGCAATCCAAGGTGCTAATTATTGGAGCAGGTGGTGCAGCAAGAGGTATTATCTATTCCTTACTTCAATCAGGAGTACAAAAGAATCATTTAGATATTATGAATCGCTCTCTAAAAAATGCACAAAAATTATGTGAGGAATTTTCTCTTCCTACAGAAAATTCCTATTCCTTAAAGGATCAATGTACGTTACAATATGATATTGTCATTCAAACATCCAGTGTAGGACTGAAAAAAGAAGAAACACCATTACGCGCTTTCCGTATACAACAAGATGCTATTGTCTCTGATATTATTTATAACCCTTCAAAAACAGCTTTCTTAAAAATTGCGGAAGAGCAAGGTGCGATGATACAGAACGGACTTAACATGTTTGTCTTTCAAGGAGCATTAGCCTTTGAAAAGTGGACAAGTCACAAACCAAATATTTCGAGAATGAGAGACACTGTGCTAGGTGCTCTCAACTTAGATTAG
- a CDS encoding GNAT family N-acetyltransferase — MDIESVYGNLPTLETARLTLRKITLEDVEEMHSYASNEEVSKYVTWQTHNTLYDTKEFIQYVLSQYENKKVAPWGIEYKENGKFIGTIDFVSWSLKHQVAEIGYVLSQEYWGKGIVTEAANELITYGFNNMELVRIQARCFVENVGSARVMEKIGMSYEGTIRKGWKLESGEHQDIKLYSILKEEHSSLHNTIKASNLNGQS; from the coding sequence ATGGATATTGAAAGTGTATATGGCAATTTACCTACATTAGAAACCGCACGTCTTACATTACGTAAAATAACATTAGAGGATGTTGAAGAAATGCATTCCTATGCGTCTAATGAAGAAGTTTCCAAATACGTTACTTGGCAGACCCATAATACTCTCTATGACACTAAAGAATTTATTCAATATGTACTTTCACAATACGAAAATAAAAAAGTCGCTCCTTGGGGAATAGAGTATAAAGAAAATGGAAAATTCATCGGAACCATAGATTTTGTATCGTGGTCCCTAAAGCATCAAGTAGCAGAAATTGGATATGTGCTTTCACAAGAGTATTGGGGAAAAGGAATTGTTACAGAAGCTGCAAATGAATTAATTACATATGGATTCAACAATATGGAATTAGTTCGTATTCAAGCAAGATGTTTTGTAGAAAATGTTGGATCCGCGAGAGTCATGGAGAAAATAGGTATGTCTTATGAAGGGACCATCAGAAAAGGATGGAAGCTAGAGAGTGGAGAACATCAAGATATTAAACTGTACTCTATTCTAAAAGAAGAGCATTCATCACTTCATAATACAATAAAAGCAAGTAATCTTAATGGCCAATCTTAG